In Gossypium arboreum isolate Shixiya-1 chromosome 5, ASM2569848v2, whole genome shotgun sequence, a single genomic region encodes these proteins:
- the LOC108452396 gene encoding uncharacterized protein LOC108452396: MGSEEAKDPLKGVDCKAIGSELQKDHSASNKPFIKKRLPQKIRQIPDCYFLPRMPTPSTIAFYGACVAGGIGSGMLLEVWINNKIKGVRSRMRLAGLTRNTAQQQRIGIAFQRQKQRLRLLSLHKGLDLTLLLFVLLSMGATSAVHHQC; encoded by the exons ATGGGAAGTGAGGAAGCTAAAGACCCATTGAAAGGGGTTGATTGCAAAGCAATTGGTAGTGAGTTGCAGAAGGACCACAGTGCCAGTAATAAACCTTTTATAAAGAAACGACTTCCTCAGAAGATTAGACAAATTCCGGACTGTTATTTCCTTCCTCGAATGCCCACGCCTTCCACTATTGCCTTCTATGGAGCCTGCGTTGCGGGTGGAATCGGTTCTGGGATGCTGCTGGAAGTCTGGATAAACAACAAGATTAAAGGTGTCAGATCAAGGATGAGGCTTGCCGGTCTGACAAGGAATACTGCGCAGCAACAAAG AATTGGGATTGCCTTTCAAAGACAGAAGCAGAGATTGAGGCTTTTGAGTTTGCATAAAGGCCTGGACTTGACGTTGTTACTGTTTGTCCTACTCTCAATGGGGGCCACCTCTGCAGTCCACCATCAATGCTAG